AATGAATTCCTGGATGTTGGTTCCGCCAGGTTCAGCACCGCCATTCTGTCCATCGACAACGTCGATTATTGATTTTAGCATAAAAGATTTCATTGTTTTTTGTGCTTGCTTAAGCTGTTAGTCACGAAAATAATTTCAACAGTTTGATAAATCAAATAGAACAAGGCAAAACTCACGGCAAAATATTTCATATTCACGCCTGTGAATCGCATCAGAAAAAAAATAACAATCCCCAAAAAAACAAATCTCACTAACATGCCGCCAAAAACAATCCCCAGAAAAACCTTCAGGGATTTTAAAAATGCCCATTGCAGAGTGATTAAGGCGAAAAAAAACAGAGTAAAGCTAACGAAATGGCCGATTGCTACGTCTCTGACAATGCTGTTAGCAGTGAGAACAAAAAGAACAATCAATGCTAATAAAAAGACAATTGAGATAACAACAAAAATCTTTATAAAAAATTTTATCGGATCTTCAGTCTTTTTTCCGGACATTTTCAACAAATAAATTAGTTTTTTTTTATTCAAAATCGAGACGCTACATTCAAACAAAGGTTCCAAAGAATCTCTTTTAGAAATTTTGAATGTAAAAAATTTTTTTATCTAATGCAAGCTTTTTTTTTAAGTACTGCAAATATTTGCCAATAGCAACTATTTCAAATTTCAGAATTTTGGCGAAATGTCCAATGGTCGTGCAAAAAAAACTTGAACAACATGACCGTCGCAATTGCCACAAGATTTGAAATCAGATAATAAACATGAAAAAAATGCGTCAAAATCCACAAAATACTCAAATTGCCGACGTAATCCGCCATTCCCGAGATGAAGCAAAATTTCAAAAAGCGAAAAAGATACGCCTTGAATCCGCCGCCGCCTCTGCCTTTCCAGGTCCAGAGATCGTTCCAGATAAAATTATTCGTCATTGCCAAAAAAATAGCCACAGCGCTGGAGATCAAATAATAGATGCGGAAGATATCCGTGAACAGCCACAAGAAAAACATGTTGACGACCACGCCGCTGCCGCCGACGATGCCAAACTTGACAAAGCGCATCAACCCATATTTTTGCACTTGTGATTTTATTTTTGCGAAAAAATTTTTCATTGCGGAACGCCCTTGTAGCCATAGCAGCGATAAAGATAGAATGTGCGAAAAACTTTTCCGTGATGTTGGATGACGAGCGGCTCATCTTCTTCGATTTTCTCAAAATATTTTCTCATGCGATCAATGGCGCGATACCGCTGGGCGTCGCTGGTGACGAAAATCGCGTCCTTGCCGATCAATTCCGAAATATTTGTCCAGAAAGTATATTGCAACCCTTTTTCTTCAATAATTTCGCCGCAGTGAGTGGGCAAATGATCTTGGGTGTAAAAAGTAATCTCGCTGGGAATTTTGTACTCGTGGCCGAATACAAAAGTGTTTTCCCCCATTTCAGTACGGTCATGCTCGATGCGCTGCGCCAATTCCTTCCACCCGCTCCAGGTGTCGCCTTTGCGGATGGGCATAATGGGGAATAGCGGCAGCAGATGCATGAAAATCACAATCGCCAAACCAAGAATGAGCCCGGCTTTGAAATATTTTTTGAACCACAGCGCAATTTTCGTGTTTCCGCCCTGCACCCAGACAACGGCGGCGATGATCGAGGTGACGTACGCCGGCGCCATCCAGTTCGGCTTCACTAGACTGCGGAAACTGGAAAAGGTGAAAATCAAATAAACCGGCAGACTGACCCAGAAGAGCAAACCAAATTTGTCGTCTTTTTCTTTGAAAGCCTTTCTCCCTGCAAAAATCCAGCCGCCAATGACCAAAAATAACAGATATGGCGTCAACATGCCCAACTGAGAGCCGATGAGCTGACCGAAATAATCGAGACGAAAATGCTTCATCTCCGAAAACCTGCTCGTTGACTGAAACATGAACGACGCCCAATCGTGCTGATAATTCCAAACAATCACCGGTGTAAAAATGATGCCCGCCAAAATTACCGCCAGATAGGGATGAATCGTCTTCAGCCAGCGGCGTTGCTTCGAAGAAAGCAAAATGTAAAAGAAAATCCCGGGCACGATAAGCACTGCTGTGTACTTGCTCAACAGCGCGAACCCCAGAGCAATTCCCGCGAAGCACCAGTATTTCGCCTCTGCGGTAGAACGCAATTTCACGAGAAAATAGACGATCAGCGTCCAGAAAAACAGCAGCGGCACATCCGGCGTGATGATCGTGGCGCCGATGGAAAACAGCACTGTGCAGTTGATGGCAATGATGGTCAAAAAGGCAATTTTGTGATCATTGAACAACTCCAGCCCGATGCGATACAACAAAATTAACATCCCCAGCGCATAAAGCACGCTCCCCAACCGGATAAAAAACACATGATCCCCGCCAATCGCTGTAAAAATCGCGATCGTCCACGCCGACATCGGCGGATGATCAAAATAACTCAGCGCCAAATTTTTCGCATACTTCCAATAATATGCCTCCTGTGGCACCAGCGGGACAAAATTGATGTAGATTAATCGAAACAGAGTGATTGATGCAATAAACAGAAAAACATTTTTTTTGTTTTTTGTCATAAATTGCCGTCCGTTTTAGATTATGGCTTCTGGCGAAGCAAAGTTAATCTCAGTATCAATAGTCAAAACTATCCTTCTATTGGGGATAATTAGGAGAATATAGCATTCTTTTCCCTAATTTCAAAGGTGCGGCTCACCGGAGGAATACATTTATTCGGAAATCAAAATTCCAATATCGCTTCCACGCATCGTTTGGCGGTATTGCCGTCCCATAAATCGGGCCGTTGTGGTTTTCTGGGGCAAGACAGGGCTTTGTAAAATGCTTTTTTTATTTTCTCATAATCGTTGCCAACTAACACACAAGTACCGCCATATTCCCGCAGCGTGACCGGCCTCTCTGTATTCCAACGTAGCGTCAAACAGGGAGTTCCTAAAACAGTACTTTCCTCCTGCAAACCGCCGCTGTCTGTCAGTGTCACCGCAGCTTCCATATTCAGACGCACTGTTTCATGATAAGTAAGAGGGTTTAGCAAAATAATTTTGGAATTTGAGAACACCTTTTCGTATAAACCGAATTCCCGGAGCCGCTTTTTTGTGCGAGGATGTACAGGCCAAAGAAGAAAGTGCTCTTTTGTTATTTCGTTGAAAAATAAATCTATAAGTGACGTTAACACTGACTTTTCGTCCACATTGGAGGGTCTGTGCAGCGTCAGCAGAACGTAATCTCCGCTAACATTTTTCTCGCCAGAAATCCAATTTCGAGCCACGATGTCTTTTATCTTCAATTCTTTTGCTTTTTCAAAATTATCGTCGAGAGTATCAATCATGATATTGCCGACAAATTTAATATTTTTCCCAGACACGCCTTCTTTCTTTAAATTTT
The Calditrichota bacterium DNA segment above includes these coding regions:
- a CDS encoding GtrA family protein — protein: MKNFFAKIKSQVQKYGLMRFVKFGIVGGSGVVVNMFFLWLFTDIFRIYYLISSAVAIFLAMTNNFIWNDLWTWKGRGGGGFKAYLFRFLKFCFISGMADYVGNLSILWILTHFFHVYYLISNLVAIATVMLFKFFLHDHWTFRQNSEI
- a CDS encoding glycosyltransferase family 39 protein; translated protein: MTKNKKNVFLFIASITLFRLIYINFVPLVPQEAYYWKYAKNLALSYFDHPPMSAWTIAIFTAIGGDHVFFIRLGSVLYALGMLILLYRIGLELFNDHKIAFLTIIAINCTVLFSIGATIITPDVPLLFFWTLIVYFLVKLRSTAEAKYWCFAGIALGFALLSKYTAVLIVPGIFFYILLSSKQRRWLKTIHPYLAVILAGIIFTPVIVWNYQHDWASFMFQSTSRFSEMKHFRLDYFGQLIGSQLGMLTPYLLFLVIGGWIFAGRKAFKEKDDKFGLLFWVSLPVYLIFTFSSFRSLVKPNWMAPAYVTSIIAAVVWVQGGNTKIALWFKKYFKAGLILGLAIVIFMHLLPLFPIMPIRKGDTWSGWKELAQRIEHDRTEMGENTFVFGHEYKIPSEITFYTQDHLPTHCGEIIEEKGLQYTFWTNISELIGKDAIFVTSDAQRYRAIDRMRKYFEKIEEDEPLVIQHHGKVFRTFYLYRCYGYKGVPQ
- the wecB gene encoding UDP-N-acetylglucosamine 2-epimerase (non-hydrolyzing), which produces MKIISVVGARPNFMKIAPFIREIECYNNQNGNSTDHVLVHTGQHYDDAMSRAFFEQLNIPEADINLGIGSGSHAEQVGKTMMEFEKVLLREKPDWVVVVGDVNATLACSVVAKKLWTKVCHIEAGLRSRDEKMPEEINRIVTDRLSDLLLTPDRLAIENLKKEGVSGKNIKFVGNIMIDTLDDNFEKAKELKIKDIVARNWISGEKNVSGDYVLLTLHRPSNVDEKSVLTSLIDLFFNEITKEHFLLWPVHPRTKKRLREFGLYEKVFSNSKIILLNPLTYHETVRLNMEAAVTLTDSGGLQEESTVLGTPCLTLRWNTERPVTLREYGGTCVLVGNDYEKIKKAFYKALSCPRKPQRPDLWDGNTAKRCVEAILEF